GAGCGCGTCCCGGGTGACCTGGATGTGGTCGGCGGCGGTGTTGGAGCCGGCGTTACCCGGCCGCAACTGCATCGCCAATGGTTCACCGGTCCCGTCCGGGCCGTGGTCCACGAACGCACACAACGGGTGGAACCCGAAGCCTTTCTTGAACGTGGGCTTGGCTTCTTCCTTGTCCGAGTGCGCGGTGATCAGCGTGGCGTCCAGGTCCACGATCAACGGATCGGTGGCGGTCACACCGTGGGTCGGTGCGCGCTCACCGGCCAGCGCCCACGCGCGGGCACGGGCGGCACGTCGTGCGGCCGCCACCTGCTTCAACACGCGGTGGGCGTCCGCGGCCAACGCGGTAATCGTGCGAGAGATCGTTGCCTCGGATCCAACCGGTCCGTACACGTCGGCCTCGGACCGGATCACTGCCGCGTCCGCCAGGCAGTCACCGCCGAGCGCCAGCGTCACGGCCAGGTCGGTGAGCACCTTGGCCGGGTGATGCACCGCCGCCGGCTTGCGCCACCCATCCAGAGCCCGCGCCATCGCCGGGGACAGACCCGTCACCTCCGCGGCCGTGGTCAGCAACACCCCGCCCGCCGAACCAGCCGCCGACACCGGTGCCGTGTCGACCTGAACAGACGGGTAGAACCCGGTAGTCTTCTTCACCTGGAAGGTGCTCCTCGAACTGGTTCCGATAGTTGCTTCGCAACACCTATCGTCCCAGGTCAGGAGCACTTTTCAGTTCACAACACGGCCGTCGACACCGACACCCGATGAAATCTCGAGGCTAGTAGCTCACCGCCGCCAAGGTTGGGAGTCGGGATGTCGAGCGGCCCGGGTTGACCCACATCTTCACGAGCCCCAGCTACCGACGGCCAGCTTCGACTCAGGGGGTTCCTTCGGCTCCGTCCCCATGAGATCCTCCAAGGGCTCACCCTGCGTGGCCTCCTCTACGTGCGCGGACTCTGGGAGTTCATCGCGGCAGATGACATCCCTACCCAGATGCGAGTGCTGGAGGTCGCCGGCCTGGTGGAGGTTGTCGGCAGAGTGAAGGCGATCGGCGGGCCGAAGCTCTACGCCATCGTCCTCGGCAGTCTGGACTACATGGCACGGCTCCTCACGGGCCGCGGAATGGCGGGCGTTGCTGTAGCCGTGGCCGAAGGTGACGGCAGCGAAGACTCTGGCTCAGCATCCCCGTAAAAAGAAGCAGAAATTTTTTTCTTTGGTTCCGCCGATGCATTAGCCCTATAGTTGGTGGTGCCCAAGCTGACTCAGCTTGGGAAGTGAGCCCGAGACCCGGCCGGACGACCGCGGCACTCGGGCTTTGCGCTTGTCTAGAGCTCGATGACCTTGATGATCGGCATCACCTGCTGTCGCAGACGTCCACCTCGCGCGTAGCACCACCCCACAACGTCAGGCACCCACAACAGTGGTTCGTCGTGCCGGGAGAGGTGGTCGTACGAGAAGGGCACACCGCGTGCGCCAGCGCTCGTAGCACCGGTTCGGATCGACTGAGCGTCACGCTTCTTAGTCGCATCGCTACGGTCCAAGATCATTTGGTCCACCTCGTTTCGAACGCTGTCGGCGGCGAGGCGCTGAAGACAGGCATCGCGGGCTCCAGACTGGCCGCGGTGGTCGGCCGGCCGGGCTGAGTAGATCGTGACGCCGAGGTCGAGCGCGCAGACGGTCCTGATGATCCGGTCTTGTCTGGCTCCCTTGCGTTCGTCCTTCATGTGGATGCTGCGCTGGCGGGGCAGGAGCAGCCCGCGCATGGCCTGGCGCGCAGCTGCGGCGTCGCTCGACGCGACCAAAGAGCACATCACCAGGTAGTCACCCGGACAGGACTCATCGACGTAGGCGTGCCTTCCTGCCATCGGCTAGTCCTTGTCTTGGTTTCCGGAGAGATCCAACCCTTGGGTGGTCACCTTGTTGCGGTCTCGGTTGGAGATGACCAACGCACCTTCTTGCTTCAGGTCGACGATCAAGAGTTCGTCTCGTTTCTCCGGAGTCCACCGCTTCGCATGGGTTGTGTCAAGACCGATGAAACGCGTGAACATTGCTCCCGCAATCACGACAGGACTGTTCGCCTTGGCGGCCGTCTGTCGCCTCGCCGGGTACCCGTTCAGGTCATCAGCAGAAGTCGGCTTCAAAGCGATCAGCTTCTCGTCGGCATCCCAGAGAAACTGAACTGCCATCGGTTCCCCCAGGAGTTGGTAGGCCGCCGCGTTCAGGCTGAACATCCCGCGCTTCTGAATCGTTACGGCCGGAACGGTCGGGACGGGAGCGCTCCCCTTCTCAAAAACCTCGAACCCCATCGAATGTTCTCCTCGTCGTGATGTGCGTGCGTTCAACACGGCTGACCTCTCGCACCATCAGAGTACACGAGCGTGTTCGACGCTCTCAATAATTTCTCCACGACACTCAGGGCTGCGATGGAAGCTATGGAGAGTCTCTCGGTCGTCTAGGCCCTCCTGGGGTAGCTACATGCGTGCTCAGTGACGATCGTTTTCGAGCGGCGACACGCGAGGCGCGGGTCCACCGGGTCTCGGCTGTTCGAAACCACCTTGTACGGAGATTCGAAACGGTTGCTTCGCCTTTCGAGCAGCCTGACCTGTGGAGGCTCGGCTCCGGGCTGCGCAGCGACCAGGGCAGCACTGTTCTGGTTTGGCCGCGTCACACTGAGGCAATGAGGAGGACCCGCAGCCGCGGATAGGCTGGAGCACTGCAATCAAGAAGTGAGTTTGGAGGATCTCTAGCAAAGGGGAGAGGCGAAACGCTCGACCGAGCCTTACGACAGCGTCGATCGGTCGCAAATGAGAGGGCCGATCGCTGGGTAGGTGAACCATGCTTCGCCGACTTGCACCATAGGAACTGTAGGAGCGGCTGCTCAGGCTTGGTTCGCGGTGACGAAGAGCCACCAACCGGTGTCGGTGGCGGTGAGAGTGTGCCGATTTCCTTGATGCTCGATCTCGATGGTTTGTCCCGGCGTGGTGCGCCCCCACTGCGCCAATCCGTCAAAGGATTCGGCGGAGCCGGCTTCACTGATGTTGCCGCTGGAGCCTGGCTGCCAGTCGCCGTCGACGCGCACGTACCAGTCGAGGTCGATATCGGCGCCGTCACCGTTGGTGTCGATGATCGCGGCCCCTACATCCCCATTCGTCGCTACTGCCAGGACGGTGGCCGAGCGAGCGTCCCACCCGCCCGCGGCAATCGCAGTGTTCCAATCCAGGTCTCGCATGAGCGAAGCCTCCCATCTACGTGGTCCTGGCGGAACCGGTTTCGAGTCGTTCTGGGCGGGCTCACTAACGATCGTTTTCGAGCGGGCAAGGCAGGGCCCGGAAACGCGCCGTAAATGGTGTTCGAAAACCCTGCTCACTGACCTACATGCTCGAAACCTCTCAGTTTCGTTACTTTCGAGCAGTCAAGTGGTCACACGGTGACTCAATGGGGATACGCGCGAGTCAGCACTGTCGACCAGGACGCGGCGTTGCAACTCGACGCACTGCTAGCGGCCGGTGTCGACCGCGCGCACATCGTGGTCGACCATGCCTCCGGCACGAAAGAGTCGAGACCTGGCCTCGATGAACTGCTGGGAGGGTTGGAAACCGGCGACGTTCTGACGGTGTGGAAGTTGGACCGCCTCGGCCGGTCCCTGTCGCACCTAATCCGTGTTGTTGACGAGTTGGGAGACCGGGGCGTCGAGTTCCGCTCGATCACGGAGGCGTTGGACACCACGACGCCGGTGGGCCGGCTGCTGTTCCACGTCGTAGGCGCTGTCGCGCAGTTCGAGCGGGAGATGACCACCGAGCGCACCCGTGCAGCGTTGGCGGCCGCGCGGGCGAGCGATCGCCGACTTGGCCGGCCCTCCAGGGTGAACCGGCACCAGTACCTCCTCATTCAGCAGATGGCGGCTGCTGGTGAGCCACAAGGGGTTATCGCGTCCACGACGGGCCTGTCT
This genomic stretch from Calidifontibacter indicus harbors:
- a CDS encoding recombinase family protein, with the protein product MTQWGYARVSTVDQDAALQLDALLAAGVDRAHIVVDHASGTKESRPGLDELLGGLETGDVLTVWKLDRLGRSLSHLIRVVDELGDRGVEFRSITEALDTTTPVGRLLFHVVGAVAQFEREMTTERTRAALAAARASDRRLGRPSRVNRHQYLLIQQMAAAGEPQGVIASTTGLSRAVVGRVIRGEIASRARFDELIEHDMSLPMYEECP